The Pontibacillus halophilus JSM 076056 = DSM 19796 genome has a window encoding:
- a CDS encoding Gfo/Idh/MocA family protein, producing the protein MIRVALLSGWHVHAQEYAEEALKHPDLSVELIWDEDEQRGKEWAKELGVPFVADLDQVLQDANIEAVIVSSPTNAHPSLISAAAANGKHIFTEKVLAFTAEEAAQLLDEVKDNEVEFMISLPRLTADYYVAAQKAVDDGLLGELTMLRCRVAHDGSVSTDQHPSGWLPESFYDQELCGGGAFIDLGAHPIYLANRFGGVPSGVFGRLHDRTGRGVDDHATAIVEYESGLLATLETSFVSYGSPFQLELYGMEGTVLIEQDCVRMKSRSFGHDEWVTGTDQQALPTPMEQWVDAILNRRPSTITAEDAYWLTVVNEAAALSQREERRVPISGRMVSVPHS; encoded by the coding sequence ATGATACGAGTAGCGCTACTAAGTGGTTGGCACGTGCATGCACAAGAATACGCAGAAGAGGCCTTGAAACACCCGGACTTATCCGTTGAACTGATTTGGGATGAAGATGAACAACGAGGAAAGGAATGGGCGAAAGAGTTAGGCGTACCGTTTGTTGCAGACCTTGATCAAGTGCTGCAAGATGCCAACATCGAAGCTGTGATTGTGTCTTCTCCAACGAATGCACATCCATCACTCATTTCAGCTGCTGCAGCAAATGGAAAGCATATTTTCACTGAGAAGGTGTTGGCATTTACGGCTGAAGAGGCAGCGCAGCTCTTGGATGAGGTGAAAGATAACGAGGTTGAATTTATGATATCGTTACCGCGCCTCACAGCTGACTATTACGTTGCTGCACAAAAGGCTGTTGATGACGGATTACTTGGAGAGCTAACCATGCTTCGCTGTCGGGTAGCTCATGATGGTTCAGTTTCCACTGACCAGCATCCATCAGGCTGGCTTCCGGAATCTTTCTACGACCAAGAATTGTGTGGTGGGGGAGCCTTTATTGATTTAGGAGCACATCCGATTTACTTGGCGAATCGTTTTGGTGGTGTACCAAGTGGTGTGTTCGGCCGATTACATGACCGCACGGGACGTGGAGTAGATGACCATGCGACTGCGATTGTCGAATACGAATCTGGTCTACTTGCAACGCTAGAGACAAGCTTCGTATCTTATGGAAGTCCATTTCAGCTAGAACTGTATGGAATGGAAGGTACGGTGTTGATTGAGCAAGACTGTGTTCGGATGAAGAGCCGTTCCTTTGGCCACGACGAATGGGTAACGGGAACAGACCAACAAGCCCTTCCAACTCCGATGGAGCAATGGGTAGATGCCATCTTAAATCGTCGCCCTTCAACCATTACGGCTGAAGATGCGTATTGGCTTACTGTGGTGAATGAAGCTGCTGCTCTTTCTCAACGTGAAGAACGTCGTGTCCCCATTTCAGGACGAATGGTTTCCGTTCCTCATTCTTAA
- a CDS encoding heavy metal translocating P-type ATPase, which produces MGKNLKASCCSSDSVKEKDACCSSNGADVVTSCCSSKEEASSSCCSSAEEEIAAAAESLPYLQYEEYRIEGMDCPSCAKTIEKALSGKPGIQSVQVNYGSGKLVVGSENPSHLPSIEAEVKKLGFKAISTEERGTESYRIQGMDCGSCAKTIEKHLGQQSYVHYVSVNFSTGKMKIAHDSNVKEIKKQVQQSGFEAELEGGKEESSQKQRRDWMMIGSGALLASGFIASLLSLPSLLVTLLYAASIVIGGWKPVRSAYYAVKSRSLDMNVLMSSAAIGAALIGEWFEGAMVVWLFALGNALQNRSMEKTRDSIRGLMDLAPQEAVLKQEGKLVTVPVERVQVGDVMVIKPGEKIPLDGNIAVGYSSINEAPITGESMPVDKTVGDAVYAGTMNEEGSLDVKVTKLVEDTTLQKIIHLVEEAQEQKAPTEAFVDRFARIYTPVVFLLALAVMVLPPLFGLGSFSEWFYSGLTLLVVACPCALVISTPVAIVSAIGNAAKRGVLIKGGTFLEQMGAIDAFAFDKTGTLTEGKPVVTHVESSQDEEELLRIAKTIESYSTHPIANAITTYVDERGLDTLDGEAFKAVPGKGVEATIGGTRYFAGNPKWFKELGVTFDTLSSVIEERSSKGDTLVLVGTETSLLGLFSVADTIRDTTVQSIEEMKLLGDKEIVMLTGDHEGTARLIASQAGIDTYYASLLPEDKVTAIQDLQKSGKRVAMIGDGINDAPALATADIGVAMGGAGSDTAMNTADIVLMADHLDMLPKTVSLSQKALAIIKQNVWFSLLTKLLALLLIFPGLLTLWMAVIADTGAALLVILNSMRLIRRNQ; this is translated from the coding sequence ATGGGAAAGAATTTGAAAGCATCTTGTTGTAGTTCGGATTCTGTGAAAGAAAAGGATGCTTGCTGTAGCTCGAATGGGGCTGATGTTGTAACGAGCTGCTGTTCGTCGAAAGAAGAAGCATCATCATCCTGTTGTTCTTCAGCAGAGGAAGAGATAGCGGCCGCCGCTGAATCGTTGCCGTACCTTCAATATGAGGAGTATCGCATAGAAGGAATGGATTGCCCTTCTTGCGCCAAGACGATAGAGAAGGCGTTAAGTGGAAAGCCAGGTATTCAATCTGTACAGGTGAACTATGGTTCAGGAAAGCTTGTCGTAGGTAGTGAAAATCCTAGTCATCTTCCATCCATAGAAGCTGAGGTGAAGAAACTAGGCTTTAAAGCAATCTCAACAGAAGAGCGTGGAACAGAGTCCTATCGCATACAAGGGATGGATTGTGGATCGTGTGCGAAAACGATTGAGAAGCACCTAGGTCAGCAATCTTATGTTCATTATGTATCTGTCAATTTCTCAACAGGGAAAATGAAAATCGCGCATGATTCGAATGTAAAGGAAATCAAGAAACAAGTTCAACAGTCAGGGTTTGAAGCGGAGCTTGAAGGAGGAAAGGAAGAGTCCTCTCAGAAGCAACGACGTGACTGGATGATGATTGGATCAGGAGCGCTGCTTGCATCTGGATTTATCGCCTCACTTCTGTCTCTTCCATCCCTTCTTGTGACCCTCCTTTATGCCGCCTCCATCGTCATTGGAGGATGGAAGCCTGTTCGAAGTGCTTACTATGCGGTCAAGAGTCGCTCATTAGATATGAATGTCCTCATGTCGTCAGCCGCCATTGGCGCAGCGCTTATTGGAGAATGGTTCGAAGGGGCAATGGTCGTCTGGCTATTTGCACTCGGGAACGCGTTGCAGAATCGGTCCATGGAGAAAACGAGAGACTCCATCCGGGGATTGATGGACCTTGCACCTCAAGAAGCGGTCCTAAAGCAAGAGGGAAAACTCGTTACGGTACCTGTCGAGCGCGTACAAGTGGGAGACGTCATGGTCATCAAGCCAGGAGAAAAGATTCCGCTCGATGGCAACATAGCGGTTGGGTATTCAAGTATTAACGAAGCGCCTATCACAGGTGAGTCAATGCCCGTTGATAAAACGGTAGGAGACGCCGTCTATGCTGGTACGATGAACGAGGAAGGCTCGTTAGATGTAAAGGTAACGAAACTCGTAGAAGATACGACCCTTCAGAAGATTATTCATCTTGTAGAAGAAGCACAAGAACAAAAAGCGCCGACAGAAGCGTTCGTTGATCGATTTGCACGCATTTACACCCCAGTCGTCTTCTTGCTTGCATTAGCCGTGATGGTCCTCCCACCATTATTCGGACTAGGAAGCTTCAGTGAGTGGTTCTATAGCGGATTGACGTTGCTCGTTGTCGCTTGTCCGTGTGCCCTTGTCATCTCTACACCAGTAGCGATTGTGTCTGCCATTGGCAACGCTGCGAAACGGGGTGTTCTGATTAAGGGTGGCACGTTCCTTGAACAAATGGGGGCGATCGATGCCTTCGCCTTTGACAAGACAGGCACGTTAACAGAAGGAAAGCCTGTCGTCACACACGTAGAGTCCTCTCAAGACGAAGAGGAACTTCTACGGATTGCTAAAACAATCGAATCGTACTCGACTCATCCCATCGCCAACGCTATAACCACTTACGTGGATGAACGGGGTCTTGATACGCTTGATGGGGAAGCGTTTAAAGCTGTACCTGGTAAAGGAGTCGAAGCTACGATTGGCGGGACTCGTTACTTCGCAGGAAATCCGAAGTGGTTTAAAGAATTGGGTGTAACCTTTGACACCTTGTCTTCTGTGATTGAAGAACGTTCCTCTAAAGGAGACACTCTTGTACTTGTTGGGACAGAAACATCACTATTAGGTTTATTCTCCGTAGCAGACACCATTCGAGACACCACAGTTCAGTCAATTGAAGAAATGAAGTTGCTTGGTGATAAAGAAATTGTGATGTTGACAGGTGACCACGAAGGAACAGCACGGTTGATTGCAAGTCAGGCAGGTATTGATACGTATTACGCGTCCTTACTTCCTGAAGATAAAGTGACCGCCATCCAAGACCTCCAAAAGAGTGGGAAGCGAGTTGCCATGATTGGAGATGGCATTAACGATGCTCCGGCACTTGCAACAGCGGATATTGGTGTTGCTATGGGGGGAGCTGGTTCTGATACTGCGATGAACACAGCTGATATTGTACTCATGGCAGACCATTTAGACATGCTGCCGAAGACGGTATCACTAAGTCAGAAAGCCCTAGCTATTATTAAGCAGAATGTGTGGTTCAGCTTACTTACCAAATTATTGGCATTGCTCTTAATATTCCCAGGGCTACTTACGCTATGGATGGCTGTTATCGCAGATACGGGTGCCGCTCTTCTTGTCATTCTAAATAGTATGAGACTTATTCGTCGCAATCAATAA
- a CDS encoding ArsR/SmtB family transcription factor, translating into MMKKTQDTCDIFCYDEELVERVKPRVDAVVGMEIIFKALSDATRMRIAYALTLEEELCVCDVANIIGCTTASASHHLRSLRKAGLAEYRKEGKLVFYTLSNPFIKDLVAVAIQHSEDQSLKLANV; encoded by the coding sequence ATGATGAAGAAAACACAAGATACATGCGATATATTTTGCTATGACGAGGAGTTAGTGGAGCGAGTAAAGCCTCGCGTTGATGCTGTAGTCGGCATGGAGATAATCTTTAAGGCGTTGTCAGACGCGACCCGGATGAGAATTGCCTATGCGCTCACGTTAGAAGAGGAGCTGTGCGTGTGTGACGTGGCAAATATTATCGGTTGCACAACTGCTAGCGCGTCCCATCACCTTCGCTCGCTTCGAAAGGCTGGTCTTGCCGAATACCGGAAAGAAGGAAAGCTTGTGTTCTATACATTGTCTAATCCATTCATAAAGGACCTAGTAGCTGTTGCGATTCAACATAGTGAAGACCAATCTCTTAAGCTTGCCAACGTGTGA